A genomic segment from Chlamydiota bacterium encodes:
- a CDS encoding type II toxin-antitoxin system HicB family antitoxin: MKLKIILEEGDDGYITARVPSLPGCHSQGRTQKEAMRNIKEAILLYLEPDPKDIRPRASHKVLSLAL, encoded by the coding sequence ATGAAGCTTAAAATTATATTGGAAGAAGGAGATGATGGATATATTACGGCAAGGGTCCCTTCACTGCCAGGTTGCCACAGCCAGGGAAGAACACAAAAAGAAGCCATGAGAAATATTAAAGAAGCGATTCTTTTATATCTGGAACCCGATCCAAAGGACATCCGCCCAAGAGCTTCCCACAAAGTACTCAGCCTTGCTCTATGA
- a CDS encoding DUF433 domain-containing protein: MDRLLDEYLMVDPLIHHGKPCFRGTRIPVYIVLELLEGGVKSEEIVGENYYPELTLEHIRAALHFAAEYAKNQEYTLFQKSI; the protein is encoded by the coding sequence ATGGATCGCTTGCTTGACGAATACTTAATGGTTGACCCCCTGATTCACCATGGGAAGCCCTGCTTCCGAGGGACAAGAATCCCTGTCTATATTGTTCTGGAACTTCTTGAAGGCGGAGTAAAATCTGAAGAAATTGTAGGAGAGAATTATTACCCAGAGTTGACGCTTGAGCATATCCGGGCAGCTCTTCATTTTGCCGCTGAATATGCCAAAAACCAGGAATACACACTCTTTCAAAAATCAATCTAG
- a CDS encoding type II toxin-antitoxin system HicA family toxin, whose amino-acid sequence MKPPLISGNEVIRAFLRAGYHKVSQRGSHVKLFHPAHQITLVIPNHREVDRWTLRGIIRDAKISVQEFLHLLK is encoded by the coding sequence ATGAAACCTCCCCTTATCTCCGGCAACGAAGTGATTCGAGCCTTCTTGCGAGCGGGATATCATAAGGTGAGTCAAAGAGGGAGTCACGTAAAGCTTTTTCATCCAGCCCATCAAATTACTTTGGTCATTCCCAACCATAGAGAAGTTGACCGCTGGACGCTCAGAGGGATTATCCGAGATGCCAAGATATCGGTGCAGGAATTCTTGCATCTTTTGAAATAA
- a CDS encoding DUF5615 family PIN-like protein, producing the protein MKFLIDEDVPLKILKFLKGLGHDAIRTIPSTTDPELAKLAKREERILISIDKDFTNTRLYPPEDFDIIHVQIHPPYADKIVESLKRLFDELSEKEFKGLIILLESGHIRVK; encoded by the coding sequence GTGAAATTTCTTATTGATGAAGATGTCCCTCTTAAAATCCTCAAATTCCTTAAAGGGCTTGGCCATGATGCAATTCGGACAATTCCTTCTACCACAGATCCAGAGTTAGCCAAACTTGCAAAGAGAGAAGAAAGAATACTGATCAGCATTGACAAGGATTTCACCAACACGAGACTGTACCCGCCTGAAGATTTCGACATTATCCACGTCCAAATCCATCCTCCGTACGCAGATAAAATTGTGGAATCCCTTAAAAGGTTATTCGACGAGCTTTCTGAAAAAGAGTTTAAAGGTCTTATTATTCTTCTTGAGTCCGGCCACATCCGAGTAAAATAA
- a CDS encoding type II toxin-antitoxin system RelE/ParE family toxin, with amino-acid sequence MTYDFSKRAEKELLKLSPDTQVRIIKKIESCLKKPDPLKDAKKLSGTRRSYRFAFGDYRVIFDWEDDKIFILRVGHRREIYR; translated from the coding sequence ATGACTTACGACTTTTCCAAACGCGCTGAAAAGGAGCTTCTCAAACTTTCTCCAGACACCCAAGTAAGGATTATCAAAAAGATCGAATCTTGTCTGAAAAAACCCGACCCTTTGAAAGATGCGAAAAAACTTTCTGGCACCCGTAGATCGTATCGGTTTGCTTTTGGGGATTACCGAGTTATCTTTGATTGGGAGGACGACAAAATCTTCATCTTGCGTGTTGGGCATCGTCGCGAAATCTACCGTTGA